The following is a genomic window from Candidatus Palauibacter scopulicola.
CGGAGCCATGCAGGAGGCGGCACGGGCATTCGCGGTCGCGTTCGATCTCCCGCTCACGCGCATCGGGAGCGTGCGCGAAGGGGAGGGGCTGACCGTGAGCGGGAGATTGAATCCGGCGCTCCCCGCGGGGTTCGACCACTTCGAGGTCGAGCGTTGACCAGGACGGCGATCTTCTACGTCACACTCGTGCTTTCGACGGTTTTCTTCGGGGCCCTGGCGGCGACGGTTTCCCTCGTCGGAGGCGGCCGGGCCTGGATGGACCGGGCCAACCGGGGCTGGGCTCGTTCCGTGCTCTTTGCCGCGGGCGTGCGCGTCACCGTCCACGGGCTCGAGCACCTCCACTCGTCGGGGGTCCAGATCATCGCCGCGAACCACCAGTCCTACTTCGACATCTGGGCGCTCATCGCCGGTCTCCCCGCCTCCGTACGCTTCATCGCGAAGCGGGAGCTGGGGAACATTCCGATGCTCTCGGTGGGGATGCGCTCCGCGGGGCATGTGCTCATCGACCGCGACCGGCCCCGGAGCGCGAGGAAGACGCTGCGGGAGGCGGGCGGCCGGATGAGGGCCGAGCGGTTGACGCTGGTGCTGTTTCCCGAAGGGACGCGGTCGCGGGACGGCCGGCTGGGGCGTTTCCGGCGCGGCGCCTTCGCCCTCGCGCTGGAGACGCGGGCGCCGCTGGTACCCGCAGCGGTCCATGGCGGCCAGCGCGTCTATCCGCCCGGTGCGAAGCGGGTGACGCCCGGTTCGATCACGATACGGCTGGGGCCGGCGATTCGGCTGGACGGGGCGGAGCCGGCCGACCGGAAGACGTTGCTGCGCGAGACCCGGGTCGCCATCGAGACGATGCTGCCGGACGGAGGCATGGACGGCGCCGCGCCCGGGTAGCCGCCGTACTTCCGGAATACGCTGCCCGGGCGGTCCGCGCGCGACTTGTTCCCGGGCCGCGGAGCCCTATCTTCCGGCACGGGTGGAGGAAGAAGCGATCGCCGGGATCGCCGGGGGGAGGGGACACGCCTGTATGAACCGCCCCATACATCACCGAAGCCGAAGCGTCCCGTGACGGCCATCGTCCGGATCGTGGGCCGCGAGATCGTCGATTCGCGCGGCAACCCGACGGTCGAGGCCGACGTGCATCTCGAGAGCGGTGCGATCGGCCGTGCCGCCGTGCCGAGCGGTGCATCGACGGGAGAACACGAAGCGGTCGAGCTGCGCGACCGCGACCCCGCGCGCTACGGCGGCAAGGGCGTGCGACGCGCGGTCGCGCACGTCAACGGGGAGATCGCCGCGACGGTGCGCGGGTGGGACGCCTCGGATCAGCGCGGGCTCGACTCCGCGCTCATCTCGCTCGACGGTACGCCGAACAAGGGTCGTCTCGGCGCGAACGCAATCCTTGCCGTTTCCATGGCGGCGGCCCGCGCGGCCGCCACCTCGGCGGGAACGCCCCTGTTCCGGCACCTCGGCGGCCGAGATCCGCACGTCCTCCCGGTCCCGATGCTGAATATCCTCAACGGGGGCGTGCACGCGAACAACACGGTCGACATACAGGAGTTCATGATTCTGCCGCTCGGCGCGCGGCGTTTCTCCGACGGTCTTCGGGTCGGCGTAGAGGTGTTCCACGCCCTCAGGCGCCGGCTTGCGGATGGGGGCTATTCGACCGCCGTCGGGGACGAGGGCGGCGTGGCGCCGGATCTGTCTTCGAACCGTGAGGCCCTGGATCTCATCATGGCCGCGATCGTCGACGCGGGCTACGAACCCGGCGCGGATGTGGCGCTTTCTCTCGATTGTGCCGCGTCGGAGTTCTACGACGCGAAGGCCGGAACGTACCGCCTCGAGAGCGCCGGCGAGGCCGGAGAACTCGACGCCCGGGCGCTCGTGTCGCTCTATGAGGACTGGCTGGGAGCGTATCCCATCGTCTCGATCGAAGACGGTCTCCACGAAGACGACTGGGAGGGATGGGCGACCCTCACGTCCCGGCTCGGAGACCGCGTTCAGCTCGTGGGGGACGATCTCTTCGTGACCAGCGTGGATCGGCTGGCGCGCGGTATCGAGGCCGGGATCGGGAACGCGATCCTCATCAAGCTCAATCAGATCGGGACCGTGAGCGAGACGCTGGACGCGATCCGCCTGGCCGCCGAAGCGAACTTCGGCGTCGTCGTCTCGCACCGCTCGGGGGAGACGGCCGACACGTTCATCGCGGACCTCGCCGTGGCGACGAACGCCGGACAGATCAAGACGGGAAGCGCGTGCCGGTCGGAACGCGTCGCCAAGTACAACCAGTTGCTGCGGATTGAAGAACGGCTCGGCCCGAGGGCGACCTATCCGGGGTCCGCCGTGTACGGAGGCCGATGATGGCGGAGGCGGCCAACCGTCGGCTGACGCGGGCGATCACGTTCATCGCCCTGATCGGGGCGGGTTACTACTGGATGGTGGGCGGAGAATACACGAGGGCCGGCCTGGACCGACTCGAAAGGGAGATCGAGTCGCGGCGAGCGGAGAACACGGCCCGCGAAGCGGAACTCGCGTCGATCCGGGCGTGGGCCGACAGTCTCGTGTCGAACTCCTGGGCGATCGAGCGCGTGGCGCGGGAACGGTACGGATTCATCCGTCCCGACGAGATCCTGGTGCGGTTCGTCGACCTGGGAGAGAGGGAAGATCCTCCCGCCGCCGCGCCGCCGGCGGTGAACGTGCCGTAGTTTCCCCGGCAAGTGCCCGGCCGCGTTCGAAGGGCGCCGCATCGGCCGGCGGCTTGCCCCGAGCGCCACGACGTGTAGGATTGCGGACCCACAAGTACGGCAGGGTAGCTCAGCCTGGTAGAGCAAGGGACTCATAAGCCCTGGGTCGGGGGTTCAAATCCCCCCCCTGCCACTCGTTATGGCGGCGCAACACGAACTCGGAGCCGGGCCCGTCAGGGCCCTTGTGCGGTTCTCCGGCGAGCTCTCGACCAAGGCGCGCCGGACGCGGTCGCGCTTCCAGAACCGGCTCGCGGCCAACCTGCGCGATGCGTTCGACGCCGAAGGGGTCGACGCCGCGCTCGAGTCCGGCTGGAGCCGCTTTCATGTGGAGAGCCCGGACGCGGACTTCCTCGATCCGCTCCTGCGCACCTTCGGCGTATCCAGTTGTTCCGTGCTGGCCGGCGAGTGCGAGGCGGACCTCGACACGATCGTCGCCACGGGGACGGCCCTCTTCGCCGAATCCGTGCGCGGCCGTAGCTACGCGGTGCGCGCGCGCCGCTCCGGCTCGCATGGCTTTTCCTCGTCCGACATCCAGCAGCGTCTCGGCGCGTCCCTCAACCCCGGCGCCACCGTGGACCTCGGGAATCCCGACATCACCGTGTTCGTCGAGGTCCGTGACGAACGGGTCTTCTTTCACGAGGACAGGATCCGGGGACCGTCCGGCCTGCCGCTCGGAGTGCAGGGGCACGCCCTCGCCCTCATCTCCGGCGGCTTCGATTCGGCCGTCGCCGCCTGGATGGCGCTACGCCGCGGGATCCGCCTCGACTACGTCTTCTGCAACCTCGGCGGGAGCGCGTACGAGCGGATGGTCGTGGAGGTCACGAAGATCCTCGCGGATCGCTGGAGCTACGGGACGCGGCCCCGGCTGCACGTCCTCGAATTCGGCCCGGTCGTCGAGGCGATGCGGGCCCGCGCAAAGCCCGCGTACCTGCAGGTTGTCCTCAAGCGGATGATGTATCGGGCGGCGGCGACGATCGGGGAACGGATCGGGGTCGAGGCGATCGTCACGGGCGAGTCGGTCGGACAGGTCTCCTCGCAGACGCTCCGCAATCTCCGCGCGATCGAGAACGCCTCCTCGCTTCCGGTGCTGCGACCCCTGCTCGGATTCCACAAGGAGGAGATCCTCGACCGGGCGCGGGAGATCGGCACCTACGACCTGTCCTCCCGCGTGCGCGAGTACTGCGATCTCGTGCCGCAACGGCCCGTCACGGCGTCGTCGCCGGAGGCCGCCGAAGCGCAGGAGTCGGCCGTGGGCTTCGCGGAACTCGATGAGGCGGTTGCCGGCGCGGCCGTGCACGATGTACGCGCCCTGCGTCCGGAATCCATGGTCGGGGCGTCTCTGTACGTGGCCGACGTGCCGGACGGGGCGCGCGTCCTCGACACCCGCTCCCGCGACGCGTTCGAGGCCTGGCACTGGCCGGGGGCCATCCCTCGCGACCTGCCGCAACTCGAGCGGGACTTCGGCGAACTCGATCGCGACGCGACCTACGTGCTCTGCTGCGCGGAGGGCGTGCGGACGGCCTACCTGGCCGAGGTCATGCAACGCGCGGGATACGAGGCCTACTCCTTCCTCGGCGGGGCGCCCCGCATGCGGCGCGTCGCGCGAGGCCGGCCGGGGATCGACTGATCGCGGCCCGCTTTGACACCCCTGCCCATGCGGGGCGAGCTTGGGCCGCATGAGCGGGAACGAGCGCGGGATGACGGCGGCCCTGGAGGCCGTGCGGCAGGGAGAGGTGCCGACGCACGTCGCCGTCATCATGGACGGGAACGGCCGCTGGGCGAGACAGCGTGGCCTGCCGAGGTGGGAAGGGCACCGCGCGGGCATGACGGCGGTGCGGGAGATCATCGAGGGGGCGGCGGAGGCCGGCGTGGCCCACCTGACCCTTTACGCCTTCTCGGATGAGAACTGGTACCGGCCGTCCATCGAGGTGGAAGCGCTGATGACGCTCCTCCAGGAGTACGTGAGGAGCCAGCGCGAAGCTCTCGTCAGGCACGGCATCCGGGTCACTGTGTTCGGCGACCGCCTGCGGCTTCCGGAAGAGGCCCGGCGGGCGATTTCGGAACTCGAGGCGTCGACGGAGGGCGGGACGGCCCTGGAGGTGCACCTCGCGATCAGCTACGGATCGCGGGCAGAACTCGCGGGGGTGGCGCGAACGCTCGCGCAGCGATGCCTGGAGGGCGAGCTGGCACCGGAGGAGATCGACGCCGAACGCTTCGGTGCCGAACTCCTGACGAGGGACTGGCCTGATCCGGACCTTCTGATCCGCACCTCGGGGGAGCAGCGCATCTCCAACTTCCTCCTCTGGCAGCTCGCGTACGCGGAACTCTTCGTGACGGATGTCCTCTGGCCCGACTTCACGCGCGAGCACCTCTTCGGCGCGCTCGTCGACTACCGGCGCCGCGAGCGGAGATTCGGGCTGGTCAAGACGTGAGGCCGCCGGGTCCGTCATGAGCTCCAATCTTCGCAGGAGGCTCGCCGTCGCCGGGGTCGGAGTCCCCCTCTGCGCGCTGTTGACCTACGCGGGCGGGGTCGTCTTCGTCACGGGGCTGGGCGCGGCGGCCGCGCTCGGTTACCGGGAGTTCGCGGCGATGATGCGCGGGACGGGGACGCGGGTCCTCGCGCTGCCGGGCGCGGTGGCCGCGTTTCTCTTCCCGTTCGCCGTCTTCGCGGGCGGTATCGAGGGCGGCGGAGCCTATGCCGCGGGCCTGATGCTCGGCCTCCCCGCGCTCGCGCTCGCGACGGTGGACCTCTCGGAGCGGCCGATGCGGGCCGCCGCCTGCACGACGTTCGGAGTCTTCTACGTCGGAGGGCTGCTCGCGCTGGGCGTCCCCCTGCGCGAAGGCGGACTCCTGCTCCCGGCCGGCGGCGATGCGGGCGCCGGGCGGATGGCCGGCACGCTTCTCTTCTTCCTTCCGATCGTCATCACGTGGCTTGCCGACACCGCGGCGTACGTCGGCGGACGAGCGCTCGGGAAACGCCCGCTCGCGCCGCGGCTGAGCCCCAACAAGACGGTGGCGGGAGCGGTGTGCGCGCTGCTGGCGGGCATCGCCACGGCCGTCCTCTATCCGCGGTTCCTCCTCCCGGACGTCTGGGTACTGGACATCGTGTCCACGCTGGCCTTCGGGCTGGTCGTGACGGGGCTGGCGATCATCGGCGATCTTGCCGAATCCGCGCTCAAGCGCGAGTGCGGCGTGAAGGATTCGTCGGGCCTTCTCCCCGGGCACGGGGGCATGCTGGACCGGCTCGATTCCATCCTGTGGGCGGTCCCGGCCGCGTTACTCTTCCTCGTCTTCGCGTGACGGCGGCCGGAGGCGGTCCGGGTTTCCCGGAGGTCCGGGCTTGAAACACGTCGCCGTCCTCGGCGCCACGGGATCCGTCGGCGGGGGCACGCTCGAGGTGATCCGCCGCCACCCGGCGCGGTTTCGCGCCGCCGTCCTGACGGCGAACCGCCGATGGGAGGCGCTCGACGCCCTCGCCCTCGACGAGGAGCCCGATTTCGTTGTGCTCGGGACTCCGCCCCCGGAGGACTTCGCTCCGCGCTGGGCCGGAGAATGGCGTTTCGGCGCGGCTGCGCTCGCGGAGGCCGCCGGATCGTCCGGGGTCGACATCGTGCTCAATGCGGTCGTGGGATTCGCCGGGCTCGACGCGACGCTGGCGGCGCTCGACGCGGGGAAGCGGCTTGCGCTTGCCAACAAGGAGTCGCTCGTGGCGGGAGGAGACCTCGTGATGCGGGCGCTGCGCCGCGGCGGCGGCGAACTCCTGCCCGTGGACAGCGAACACTCCGCGGTCCACCAGTGCCTGGCCGGGCGTCCCGTGTCGGAGGTCGCGCGGGTCACTCTCACGGCTTCGGGCGGTCCTTTCCGCGAGTGGCCGGCGCCGCGACTCGCCGCCGTGACGCCCGCCGACGCGCTGCGTCACCCCACCTGGTCGATGGGAGCCAAGATCTCGATCGACTCCGCCACGCTGGCGAACAAGGCGCTTGAAGTCATCGAGGCGCACACGTTGTTCGACCTCCCCTACGAGCGCATCGAGGTCGTCGTGCACCCCACGTCGATCGTCCACTCACTCGTCGAATTCAGGGACGGTTCCTCGCTCGCGCAGTTGGGCCGGCCCTCGATGGAGATTCCGATCCTGTGGGCGCTCGGCTACCCCGACCGGCTGGATGACGCACGTCGGGAGGCGGCGTTCGACCCCGTACGGGATGGTCCGCTGGCGTTCGAACCGGTGCGGGAGGAGGATTTTCCCCTCTTCCGGGCGGGGGTCGCGGCGGGAGAGGCGGGAGGCGAGTTTCCGGTGGCCTTCAACGCGGCCAACGAGGTTGCGGTCGAGAGGTTCCTCTCCGGGGACGTCGGTTTCAGGGAACTCGCCGATGTCGTGCTTCGTACGCTGGAACGGTTCTCGTCGCGCGCCATCGAATCGGTGGAGGATGCGCGGCGCGTCGATAGCCGGGCGCGCGCCATCGCCCGCGACCCACAGTGGGAGTCCAAGTCGGGAGACGCTGAGTGATCGTAACGATTCTGGTAACCATCCTTGTCCTGGGCGTGCTCATTTTCGTGCACGAGCTGGGGCATTTCGCCGCTGCGAAGAGCGTCGGGATCGACGTGCCGCGGTTTTCGATCGGCCTCGGCCCGAAGATGGTGGGTTTCCGGCGCGGGGGAACGGAGTATGTCCTCTCATGGATCCCTCTCGGCGGCTACGTCAAGATGGCGGGGATGGCGGAGGAGGAAGTGACGTCGACGCTCGAGGGCGGAGGCGCCCCGGAAGCGACGGCGGGCCGCGGCGCGCGCCCGGGGCCCGGCGACTTCGACGGGAAGCCGCTCTGGGCCCGCGTCTACGCCATCTCGGCCGGCGTCATCATGAACTGGCTGTTCGCGGTGGTCGCCTTCGCGGCGCTCGCCATGGGGCGTGGCGTGTTCGAGCCGCGGATCGCCGAGGTCGCGCCCGGGTCACCCGCCGCGGAGGCGGGGCTGCGGAGCGACGATCTGATCCGGCGCGTGGATGGCGCCGCGGTGCACGACCCCGCGCAGGTAACGATGCGGATCGAGCGCCGCCCGGGCGAATCGATCGACATCGTCGTCGAACGCGGAGGGGAGCAGCTCACCTTCGTCGCGACGCCCGACGCGGTCGAGCAGTACTCGGACCTCACGGGAGAATCGAGGACGGTCGGGCGCGTCGGGATCACCATCGGCGCTGACGGCGGTCGGGCGGGCCCCATCGAGGCGCTGGGACGCGGGTGGTCGGATACAGCCTACTGGGGCGGCGCCATCCTTCAGTTCCTCGGAGACCTGGTCACCGGACGAAGTTCGGCGCGGGAGGTGGGCGGCCCCATCCTCATCGGCGAGATTTCCGGTCGCGCCGCGCGCGCGGGATTCTGGGAGCTCCTGAGTTTCATGGCGATCATCAGCGTCAACCTCGCCATCTTCAACCTCTTGCCGATTCCCGTCCTCGACGGGGGCCACCTGCTCTTCCTGGGGATCGAGGCCGTCCGGGGCCGGGCGCTCAGCATCGAGGCGCGGATGCGGTTCACGACGGTGGGGATGGTCTTCGTCCTCGCCCTCATGGTGTGGGCCGTCGGGAACGACGTGCTGAGGGTGCTTCTCCGCTAGCAGGCCGTGGCCGGCTACAACAGAGTGAGTTGTTCGGCGTCGGCGCGGGCCCTCGCGAGCGCGGCCACGTCATAGCGGGGGCCGGGTTCGTCCTGAGCGGCGACGTCCAGCACTCCATCGTATCCCGCCGGCGCCAGCCCTTCCGCCACCCTGTCCAGGGCGAGTTCCCGGTCGTTGCACTCCTGGCTCAGGTGCGCGAGCAGGATACCGCCCAGCCCGGGGTGCGCGAGCTCGCGCGCGAACTCGGCCGCGTGGCGGTTGGAGAGGTGTCCGCGGCTGCCCCCGATCCGCTGCTTCACGCGCCAAGGATAGGAGGCGGCCCGGAGACGGTGCTCGTCGTGGTTCGCTTCCATGACGAGAAAGGCACACTCCCGGAGCGCCACGCGGACGGGGGTGGTCGGTCGCCCGAGGTCCGTCGCGATACCCACGCGCAGCCCCGTGGGCCGGTGCCGGACCGTGACGGCGACGGGTTTCGCGGCGTCGTGCGCGGTGGGGGCGGCCTCGATCGCGAGGTCGCCGATCTCGAGTCCCGTGAGCGGCAGGTCTCCGCATCGCTCCTGCCCGCGCAGGAGGGGGGCGCAGGCGCGGCGTGTCGGAGCGTTCATCGCGAGTGGCCAGCCCCAGCGGCGTGCTCCGATGCCGATGCCCGCGGCGTGATCCCGGTGCTCGTGCGTGACGACGACGAGGTCGATGGCTTCGGGCTCGACATCGAGTTCGCCGAGTCGGCGGGCGAGCTGGACCCCGGAGAACCCCGCATCTACGAGTACGCGGGCGCGGTCGCCCTCGACGAGGAACGCGTTGCCGCGGCTGCCGGAGCCCAGCGACGCGACGGTCAGGCTCACGAGCCGCGGGCCTCGTCCCAGGCGTCGCCCAGCCAGTCCCGGAGTTCCCGGGTCCCTTCGAGCCCCCGGCGCTCGGCGACCCGGAGGGCCGTGGAGAGGAAATCGCCGCGGCGATGCGCCTCCGGCCTCCGGCCTCCTCCCCACGAGAAGGGCTCCACCCACCGGGGCGGCGGCTCGGCGCCGAACAGGCTGGAGCCGGCGCCGACGACCGCGCCGGTTTCGAGCCGGGTGCCGACGCCGGTCTTCACGTGATCGCCGAGCAGGCAGCCGAACTTGACGAGTCCGGTGTCCTGCCGCGCGCCGGGCGGCCCGACCCGGATCGAACCATAGGTGTGCTTGAGATCGCTGTTTGTCGTGGCCGCGCCGAGGTTGACCCAGCGGCCGAGGTACGCATGTCCGAGGAACCCGTCGTGCGCCTTGTTCGAATAGCCCAGCATCGTGACGCGGTCGACCTCGCCCCGAACGCGGGCGCGGGGTCCCCCCGAGAAGCGCGAGATGTGGCCCCCGAGCAGCTGCGAGCCGGTTCCCGCGTAGAGCGGCCCGCCGAGGCGGGTGCCCGCGAGGACCTCGACTCCGGCGCCGAGTTCGATCGGGCCCTCGCGCGCATCGAACAGCACGCCGGGTTCCACGCGCGCGCCCTCGCCGACGCGGATCGGGGCGTCGCCGAGGCGCCAGCAGCCGTCCGGCAGCTCCGGTTCCGGGTCCGGCGCGGCCGCCAGGTCCGCGGCCAGCCGGTCGGGACCGGCGGATACCAGGTCCCACGGGTGTCCAAGCCAGGCGCCGGGCACCGCGCGGTCGGGCAGCCCGGGCCGGGGGCGGGGCGCGGCGAACCAGTCCGCCCGCGGCGGCTCGGCGTCGGCGCCCAGGCGGACGCCCGCCATCCGGTCGGCGACCCAGAGGTTGGCGGGCGCGTCGCTCCACGCCGCGTCGAGCGACGGCACGGCCCGCGCGTTCCACGCGGTCAAGGGCGCGGACAGCCCGTCCGCATCCAGGCAGCGCGGCGCTCCGGGCTCCGCGTACCGGCGCAGCCATGGGCGCGTCACATGCCCGGCCACGCGCGTCCGCGCCACCCGTTCCAACCGCTCACGCAACGTCCAGCGGCCGAAGACGAGTTCGCCGCAGGGCCGCGTGAGGGCGAAGGGGGCCCAGCCGTCCGCCCGCTCGTCGTCGAACATGACGAGCGTCGTCAACGCGGCGCGTCGGAGGAGGAGGGGTCCGCGTCGATCCGTCCCAGGCGAGCGTCGAGTCCCGCCGCTTCCTCGCGCGGCATCACGAGGAGTTCGCCGTTCGCCTCCACGATGACCAGCCCCGACACCCCGATGACCGTGGCCCGGCAGGACTCGGCCCACACGACGTTCTCCGCCGCGTCGATCAGACGAGTGGAGCCGACCGAAGCGTTTCCCGCCTCGTCCACCTCGCGGGAGCGCAGGAGCGCGCTCCACACGCCGAGGTCGTCCCAGGCGAATCGCGCCTCCACCGCGGCCACGCGCTCGGCTCGCTCCATCACGCAGACGTCGATCGCGACCGGCTCGGCCCGCGCGAAGAACCCCTCCGCATCGCCGCGTTCGAGCGCCGGCCACGCTCCCGCGAGTTCGTGCGCGCAGCGTCGGGCGGCCTCGAGCAGGTCGGCGGCTCGCCACGCGAAGATACCGGAGTTCCACAGGAAGCGTCCGGACTTCAGGTACTCCCGGGCCGTGGCGGGATCCGGCTTCTCCACGAAACGCCGTACCTCCCGTGCGCCGGACGCGGTCTCCCGCCCGGTCTCCACGTACCCGAACCCGGTCTCGGGGCGGTTCGGCCGCACGCCGACGCAGCACAGGTACCCTTCCCGGGCCGCCTCGAGGGCCGGCCGCAGCGTGTCGGCGAGGGCTCCCGGCGGCTCGATGCGGTGGTCCGCGTGCATGGAGATCATCAGGGCGCCCGGGTGGGCGCGCTCGATTTCGGCCGCGGCCCAGACGAGAGCCGGCCCGGTGCCGCGCGCCTCCGGCTCGACGAGCGCATCGACGCCCGCCGCATCCAGGCTTGGCCGCATGAGCTTCACGAGGCGTTCGGCCGCGACGACCCGGACGCGCGGGGCGCCCACGAGCGCGACGGCGCGGGCGAGCGTATCGTCGATGAGCGGGGCGGGCCCCGCGAGGGGCAGGAGTTGCTTCGGACGGGCCGGGGTCGATGCGGGCCAGAACCGGCGGCCGATCCCGCCCGCGAGGACCGCGCAGTACGCCTCGAGGTGCACCGACAGAGCCTCCCTCCCGTCCTCCGAACCGCCCTTCGCGTGCGCCGGGACCTTCCCGCCGCGGGCCGCCCGCGACGCGGCCAAGCTACGGACGCCGCGGGTGCCGCGCCACGTTGCCGGCCCTGCCGGCCGATCCCGCGCCGCCGGGGTGTTTTTTCTTGCCCGAGTCCTCCCCGGGCGACAGTTTTCGCGCCATGTTCCCCCGACAACGAACCTGCCCGTCCGTCCGGCTCGGAGCGCTGCTCCTCGCGCTCGCGGCGACGGCCTGCGACGATCCGTTCGATGCCTTCCTCGGCGATGTTCCGCTCACGCCGACGGAGGTCACGCTGTATGACTACGTGACGGGCCGCCTCGAAGATCCTCCAGCGTTCGACATCGTCCTCGCGGTGCCCGCTCGCGTCGACCAGACGCTGAACTGGGATTTTCTCTTTCGGATCCGGGCCGGCGCGCCGGAACTCGTCCCCTTCTCGGCGATCGCGGACAGCGTCACCGACGCGGGTCTGCAAATCACCGGCGAACGCTTCGACGCGGTGCTCGAGGCGCCGGAGGAGGGGTACACCCTGAACGCGCCCATCGCGGTGCAGCCGGGGGACGTGCTCATCGCGCGCAGCCGCGTCGACCCGAACAATTTTCTCGCGTGCAGCCGCTACGCGAAGCTGCAGGTGCTGTCCATCGATCCCGAAGCGGGCACGATCGTCTTCCGCCACCTGGTGAACCCGAACTGCGGAGACATCGTCCTCGAACCGGGAACGCACGGTTCGCTGTGACGCCCTGTCCGGCCGGTCCCGCCCCGCACCGACATGCTTGACCTCAGGACCCTCCGCGACGACCCCGAGCCGGTCCGCGCCGCCATGCGGAAACGCGGCGACGAGCAGGCCGCGGGACTCGTGGAGGAGGCGCTGCGGGCGGACGAGATCCGCCGCCGCCTGATCCGGGAAGTGGAGGTCCTCAAGGCCGAGCGAAACACGGCGTCGAAGGCGATCGGCGCCGCGAAGGGCAGGGGAGAGGACGCATCGGCGGAGATCGAGGCCATGCGCCATGTGGCCGCGCGGATCCGGGCCCTCAATGCGGACCTCGCGCGCACCGAGGCGGAGCTTCGCGATCACCTCCTGCAGATCCCGAACATCCCCGACGCACGCGTCCCGCCCGGCGAGGAAGGGGAGGGGCCGACGGTCGCGGAGTGGGGCGTCCCGCGGAAGGGCGACGTGCCGCCCCACTGGGTGCTCGGAGCGACGCACGGCCACGCGGACCCCGGCGGCGCCACGCTGCCGGGGGGCAAGACGCCGTCGCTGGATATCGAGCGCGGGGCGAAGATCGCGGGCTCGGGCTTTCCGCTCCTCGTCGGGGGCGGCGCCCGCCTCAGCCGCGCGCTCGTTCAGTTCATGCTGGACCTCCACGTCCGCGAGCACGGATACCTGGAGGTCCTGCCCCCTCTCGTCGTCTCGCGGGACTCTATGACGGGGACCGGCCACATCCCCAAGTTCGAGGACGACGCCTACCGGACGGACCCCGACGACCTCTTCCTCGTGCCCACGGCCGAGGTGCCCCTCACGAATCTGCACCGGGGAGAGATCCTGTCCGCGGGCGACCTGCCGCTCGCCTACGTCGCGCACACGCCCTGCTTCCGGCGGGAGGCCGGCGCCGCGGGCCGCGATACGCGCGGGCTCCTGCGGGTTCACCAGTTCGACAAGGTGGAGATCGTCCGCATCTGCCGGCCCGAGGATTCGGAGGCGCAACTGGAGCTCCTGACTCGCCACGCGGAGCGGGTGCTCGAGCTCCTGGGAGTCCCCTACCGGCGGGTGCTGCTCCCGCTGGGAGATCTCGGATTCGCGAACGCGATCACGTACGACCTGGAGATATGGGCTCCCGGCGTCGAGGCGTGGCTCGAGGTGTCCAGTTGCTCGTCGTACGGGGATTTCCAGGCGCGGCGCGCCGATATCCGCTTCCGGCCCGAGGGCGGGGGACGCCCCCTGCACGTGCACACGCTGAACGGTTCGGCGCTGGCCCTGGCCCGGCTCATCGTGGTGTTGCTCGAGACCGGTTTCCGCGAGGGTGAGGGGATCCTGCTGCCGGAGATTCTCCACCCCTATCTCGGGTTCGAGCGGCTCGAGTCCTGCCGGTGATCCGGCTCTGGAACCGGCGCGGCGGCGCGCTTCTGCTCGCGGTTCTGTCCACGGGTGTTCTCGTCTGGTCCGCCATCTTCTCGCGTCAGCAGGCGGAGGAACGCCGGCTCGACGCCGCGGTTCTCGGACAGTTGACGGCCATCAGCATCGCGGCCGCGGCGGGCAACCTCACGGTCGAAGAACAGAACGAACTCTGGAACCAGGCCTCGCAGCAGGTGGGC
Proteins encoded in this region:
- the eno gene encoding phosphopyruvate hydratase; this translates as MTAIVRIVGREIVDSRGNPTVEADVHLESGAIGRAAVPSGASTGEHEAVELRDRDPARYGGKGVRRAVAHVNGEIAATVRGWDASDQRGLDSALISLDGTPNKGRLGANAILAVSMAAARAAATSAGTPLFRHLGGRDPHVLPVPMLNILNGGVHANNTVDIQEFMILPLGARRFSDGLRVGVEVFHALRRRLADGGYSTAVGDEGGVAPDLSSNREALDLIMAAIVDAGYEPGADVALSLDCAASEFYDAKAGTYRLESAGEAGELDARALVSLYEDWLGAYPIVSIEDGLHEDDWEGWATLTSRLGDRVQLVGDDLFVTSVDRLARGIEAGIGNAILIKLNQIGTVSETLDAIRLAAEANFGVVVSHRSGETADTFIADLAVATNAGQIKTGSACRSERVAKYNQLLRIEERLGPRATYPGSAVYGGR
- the thiI gene encoding tRNA uracil 4-sulfurtransferase ThiI gives rise to the protein MAAQHELGAGPVRALVRFSGELSTKARRTRSRFQNRLAANLRDAFDAEGVDAALESGWSRFHVESPDADFLDPLLRTFGVSSCSVLAGECEADLDTIVATGTALFAESVRGRSYAVRARRSGSHGFSSSDIQQRLGASLNPGATVDLGNPDITVFVEVRDERVFFHEDRIRGPSGLPLGVQGHALALISGGFDSAVAAWMALRRGIRLDYVFCNLGGSAYERMVVEVTKILADRWSYGTRPRLHVLEFGPVVEAMRARAKPAYLQVVLKRMMYRAAATIGERIGVEAIVTGESVGQVSSQTLRNLRAIENASSLPVLRPLLGFHKEEILDRAREIGTYDLSSRVREYCDLVPQRPVTASSPEAAEAQESAVGFAELDEAVAGAAVHDVRALRPESMVGASLYVADVPDGARVLDTRSRDAFEAWHWPGAIPRDLPQLERDFGELDRDATYVLCCAEGVRTAYLAEVMQRAGYEAYSFLGGAPRMRRVARGRPGID
- a CDS encoding septum formation initiator family protein, with product MMAEAANRRLTRAITFIALIGAGYYWMVGGEYTRAGLDRLEREIESRRAENTAREAELASIRAWADSLVSNSWAIERVARERYGFIRPDEILVRFVDLGEREDPPAAAPPAVNVP
- the uppS gene encoding polyprenyl diphosphate synthase, yielding MSGNERGMTAALEAVRQGEVPTHVAVIMDGNGRWARQRGLPRWEGHRAGMTAVREIIEGAAEAGVAHLTLYAFSDENWYRPSIEVEALMTLLQEYVRSQREALVRHGIRVTVFGDRLRLPEEARRAISELEASTEGGTALEVHLAISYGSRAELAGVARTLAQRCLEGELAPEEIDAERFGAELLTRDWPDPDLLIRTSGEQRISNFLLWQLAYAELFVTDVLWPDFTREHLFGALVDYRRRERRFGLVKT
- a CDS encoding phosphatidate cytidylyltransferase; protein product: MSSNLRRRLAVAGVGVPLCALLTYAGGVVFVTGLGAAAALGYREFAAMMRGTGTRVLALPGAVAAFLFPFAVFAGGIEGGGAYAAGLMLGLPALALATVDLSERPMRAAACTTFGVFYVGGLLALGVPLREGGLLLPAGGDAGAGRMAGTLLFFLPIVITWLADTAAYVGGRALGKRPLAPRLSPNKTVAGAVCALLAGIATAVLYPRFLLPDVWVLDIVSTLAFGLVVTGLAIIGDLAESALKRECGVKDSSGLLPGHGGMLDRLDSILWAVPAALLFLVFA
- a CDS encoding lysophospholipid acyltransferase family protein, with product MTRTAIFYVTLVLSTVFFGALAATVSLVGGGRAWMDRANRGWARSVLFAAGVRVTVHGLEHLHSSGVQIIAANHQSYFDIWALIAGLPASVRFIAKRELGNIPMLSVGMRSAGHVLIDRDRPRSARKTLREAGGRMRAERLTLVLFPEGTRSRDGRLGRFRRGAFALALETRAPLVPAAVHGGQRVYPPGAKRVTPGSITIRLGPAIRLDGAEPADRKTLLRETRVAIETMLPDGGMDGAAPG